In a single window of the Nocardioides sp. L-11A genome:
- a CDS encoding dihydroorotase family protein: protein MEFDIAITGAELVDPLWGQRQATLAIRDGRIAGWIDPEVPVTAREVIDARGRVVLPGVIDPHTHFGYAQSFEADLASETRSAALGGVTSILSFYRQYQGMAPAPYGELPELVTAVDQSAHVDVGIHFGMLAETQVDEIEKYAAQGVTSHKFYMAYRGADGATVGMVNECDDGLLLEGLAKIAAIDGVACIHAENTDIVNRSMRQVREAGELGLRAWSSARPAFAEAENIRRVAFLADHVDATIYLVHIGSQESLDAARHVRAAGSRAWVETCPHYLTHTYDSPVGSMAKINPPVRSADDVEALWQGLIDGSVDTVGTDHCAVPRAKKEGDIWSAAAGFPGMATTLPVLLSEGHHRRGMTLQRIAQVLSGNAASIFGMTRKGTLRPGADADVAICDLDLERTVRHEELGSFCDYSILDGQSLRGWPVRTLVRGVTVALDGEIVGEPTGTFIHR from the coding sequence ATGGAGTTCGACATCGCCATCACGGGGGCCGAGCTGGTCGACCCCCTCTGGGGTCAGCGACAGGCTACGCTCGCGATCCGCGACGGCCGGATCGCGGGCTGGATCGATCCCGAGGTCCCCGTCACCGCCCGCGAGGTCATCGACGCCCGCGGCCGGGTCGTCCTCCCCGGCGTCATCGACCCGCACACGCACTTCGGCTACGCGCAGTCCTTCGAGGCCGACCTCGCCAGCGAGACCCGGTCCGCCGCCCTCGGCGGGGTCACGTCGATCCTGTCCTTCTACCGGCAGTACCAGGGCATGGCGCCCGCGCCGTACGGCGAGCTGCCGGAGCTCGTCACCGCGGTCGACCAGTCCGCACACGTCGACGTGGGCATCCACTTCGGCATGCTCGCCGAGACGCAGGTCGACGAGATCGAGAAGTACGCCGCACAGGGCGTCACCTCGCACAAGTTCTACATGGCCTACCGCGGTGCCGACGGCGCCACGGTCGGCATGGTCAACGAGTGCGACGACGGCCTGCTGCTCGAGGGCCTGGCGAAGATCGCCGCCATCGACGGCGTCGCGTGCATCCACGCCGAGAACACCGACATCGTCAACCGCTCGATGCGCCAGGTGCGGGAGGCCGGCGAGCTGGGCCTGCGCGCCTGGTCGAGCGCCCGCCCCGCGTTCGCGGAGGCCGAGAACATCCGCCGGGTCGCCTTCCTCGCCGACCACGTCGACGCGACGATCTATCTGGTCCACATCGGCTCGCAGGAGTCCCTCGACGCCGCCCGGCACGTGCGCGCCGCCGGCAGCCGGGCCTGGGTCGAGACCTGCCCGCACTACCTGACCCACACCTACGACAGCCCGGTCGGCTCGATGGCCAAGATCAACCCGCCGGTGCGCAGCGCCGACGACGTCGAGGCGCTGTGGCAGGGACTCATCGACGGCTCGGTCGACACGGTCGGCACCGACCACTGCGCCGTACCCCGGGCGAAGAAGGAGGGCGACATCTGGTCGGCCGCCGCCGGCTTCCCGGGCATGGCGACCACGCTCCCCGTCCTGCTCTCCGAGGGCCACCACCGCCGCGGCATGACCCTGCAGCGGATCGCCCAGGTGCTCTCCGGCAACGCGGCCTCGATCTTCGGCATGACCCGGAAGGGCACGTTGCGCCCGGGCGCCGACGCCGACGTGGCGATCTGCGACCTGGACCTCGAGCGCACCGTTCGCCACGAGGAGCTGGGCAGCTTCTGCGACTACAGCATCCTGGACGGCCAGAGCCTGCGCGGCTGGCCGGTCCGCACGCTGGTCCGCGGCGTCACCGTCGCCCTCGACGGCGAGATCGTCGGCGAGCCCACCGGCACGTTCATCCATCGCTGA
- a CDS encoding ABC transporter ATP-binding protein: MPVHVETSGVVLELRNLRSRIDTQRGPVFPVNDVTLECHRGRTLAVVGESGSGKSMTFLSALGLLPAGGVVESGEIVFEGRTLDTTNISDQRRLRGKSIGMIFQDALAGLNPAFTIGQQIGDVIRHHDKVSRKAARAQAIETLGLVGIPEPAQRVDYYPHQLSGGMRQRVMIAMGIALRPQVLVADEPTTALDVTVQAQIMELLDRLRTELGMSLVIITHDLGVVARYAEEVAVMYSGRVVERGTVEQILQSSLHPYTRALRDSTPRPDADDAGLRAIPGQPPSIRSLPNGCSFHPRCSVARDRAVCFEEVPPLRRLAPDGQLTACHHAEELLPVPVVREGVGA, translated from the coding sequence ATGCCCGTCCACGTCGAGACCTCCGGGGTCGTCCTCGAGCTGCGCAACCTCCGCAGCCGGATCGACACCCAGCGCGGGCCGGTGTTCCCGGTCAACGACGTCACCCTCGAGTGCCACCGCGGCCGTACCCTCGCCGTCGTCGGCGAGTCCGGCTCCGGCAAGTCGATGACCTTCCTGTCCGCGCTCGGGCTGCTTCCCGCCGGCGGGGTCGTGGAGTCCGGCGAGATCGTCTTCGAGGGACGCACCCTCGACACCACCAACATCTCCGACCAGCGTCGCCTGCGCGGCAAGTCGATCGGCATGATCTTCCAGGACGCGCTCGCCGGCCTGAACCCCGCCTTCACCATCGGGCAGCAGATCGGCGACGTGATCCGCCACCACGACAAGGTCTCGCGCAAGGCGGCGCGCGCCCAGGCGATCGAGACCCTCGGCCTGGTCGGCATCCCCGAGCCGGCGCAGCGCGTCGACTACTACCCGCACCAGCTCTCCGGCGGCATGCGCCAGCGGGTCATGATCGCGATGGGCATCGCGCTGCGGCCGCAGGTGCTGGTCGCCGACGAGCCCACCACGGCGCTCGACGTCACGGTGCAGGCCCAGATCATGGAGCTGCTCGACCGGCTGCGCACCGAGCTCGGCATGTCGCTGGTCATCATCACCCACGACCTCGGCGTGGTCGCGCGCTACGCCGAGGAGGTCGCGGTCATGTACAGCGGTCGCGTGGTCGAGCGCGGCACCGTGGAGCAGATCCTGCAGTCCTCGCTCCACCCCTACACCCGTGCCCTGCGCGACTCGACGCCCCGTCCCGACGCCGACGACGCCGGGCTCCGCGCGATCCCCGGCCAGCCGCCGAGCATCCGGAGCCTGCCGAACGGCTGCAGCTTCCACCCCCGCTGCTCGGTCGCCCGCGACCGGGCCGTGTGCTTCGAAGAGGTCCCCCCACTGCGCCGGCTGGCCCCCGACGGCCAGCTCACCGCCTGTCACCATGCCGAGGAGCTGCTGCCCGTGCCTGTCGTGCGTGAGGGGGTCGGCGCATGA
- a CDS encoding enoyl-CoA hydratase/isomerase family protein: MAFIVLKRIDGSNIEPGGMVERVFEDIRVERDGQVAVITLARPSALNALRQQTVTELNRAIEDVESDAGVKVVVLAADGERAFSSGVDLVNDPAPTTTMEVDAIAQRNARMIERLWYLDKPLITSVKGVALAAGCNLALIGDLTICGRSASFGEPEIRHGTLSPLLLLPWLTHFKLMNHMYLTGDSVDAEEAYRLGLVNRVVEDDAVDREALALAHRIANAPLLTLQSVKRSVRMMLDTQGFKGLQMGHRFADTLVLDSTGLPERDRLREIRTNDGFRAFLEARDTPYRTS; encoded by the coding sequence GTGGCGTTCATTGTGCTAAAACGAATCGACGGTTCGAACATCGAACCAGGCGGGATGGTGGAGCGAGTGTTCGAGGACATCCGGGTGGAGCGCGACGGACAGGTCGCGGTGATCACTCTGGCACGTCCGTCGGCCCTGAACGCGTTGCGTCAGCAGACGGTCACCGAGCTGAACCGTGCGATCGAGGATGTGGAGTCGGACGCCGGCGTCAAGGTCGTCGTCCTCGCCGCCGACGGCGAGCGCGCCTTCTCCTCGGGGGTCGACCTGGTCAACGACCCGGCCCCTACCACCACCATGGAGGTCGACGCGATCGCGCAGCGCAACGCGCGGATGATCGAGCGGCTGTGGTACCTCGACAAGCCGCTGATCACCTCGGTCAAGGGCGTCGCGCTGGCGGCGGGCTGCAATCTCGCCCTGATCGGCGACCTGACCATCTGCGGCCGGTCCGCCTCCTTCGGCGAGCCGGAGATCCGGCACGGGACGCTGTCGCCGCTGCTGCTCCTGCCGTGGCTCACCCACTTCAAGCTGATGAACCACATGTACCTCACCGGCGACAGCGTGGACGCGGAGGAGGCTTACCGTCTCGGCCTGGTCAACCGGGTCGTCGAGGACGATGCGGTCGACCGCGAGGCCCTGGCCCTCGCCCACCGGATCGCCAACGCGCCCCTGCTGACGCTGCAGTCGGTCAAGCGCTCCGTGCGGATGATGCTCGACACCCAGGGCTTCAAGGGCCTGCAGATGGGCCACCGCTTCGCCGACACCCTCGTGCTCGACTCGACCGGCCTGCCTGAGCGGGACCGCCTGCGGGAGATCCGGACGAACGACGGCTTCCGGGCCTTCCTCGAGGCCCGCGACACGCCGTACCGGACGAGCTGA
- a CDS encoding acetate--CoA ligase family protein, which produces MATTPFRNVQPLLAPRGIAVVGASPRGNRGSRVLENLTRFGYAGQVVVVNPGHAEVLGRPAVPSVRDLPDGIDLVVVAVAAERAVDVVRDAAERGIRGILVIGSGFGEGENGRERGAALAELVAKHDLVLCGPNCYGVLDVAGGAAAYSGRIVDPLEPGNVALVMQSGALTHAVTDSALGRGLGLSAIVTTGNEISATVSDYVAWYAEDEVTEVIGVFVEGLRDADRFAAACRRARERGKAVVVLAAGRSETGRRAAMAHTGAIAGAAAALDGLLASVGATRVDDLDEFRETLLLMSALAGRPAPGAAGVAALSISGGACGLTADMADQLGVALPAFAPATARALLAGLPDFAAVNNPLDVTGAAAEDPALLAGALRTVADDPAVGVIVFAMNVGLAGPGQEEFYRGQARILAEAARTCAKPIVLAAMTGGALDPGIAAQTREAGVPVLLGIRPALSALRSWLTWPDRAGRPSEPPVPTREWPAPTSVAAGADALAALEAAGIPVAPFRLVTTPEEAAAAAVELGGPVVLKVESPDIAHKTEAGGVRLRVEPASAAAEAEALLAAVARAEPAARIDGILVQSMVAGERLECLVGVTTDPQVGPCLSIAPGGVLAELLGPVASRPVPVTAAEAEELIDGSALGVLLAGYRGAPALDREALVDAALRFSRLAAALPGLAAAEMNPLLVGERGQGVVAVDCLLIRDDD; this is translated from the coding sequence ATGGCGACCACGCCGTTCCGCAACGTCCAACCGCTCCTCGCGCCCCGGGGGATCGCCGTCGTCGGTGCGTCCCCGCGCGGGAACCGCGGCAGCCGGGTCCTGGAGAACCTGACCCGCTTCGGGTACGCCGGCCAGGTGGTCGTCGTGAATCCCGGCCATGCCGAGGTCCTCGGCCGCCCGGCGGTGCCGTCGGTGCGCGACCTCCCCGACGGGATCGACCTCGTGGTGGTCGCGGTGGCCGCCGAACGTGCCGTCGACGTGGTCCGCGACGCCGCCGAACGTGGGATCCGGGGGATCCTGGTCATCGGCAGCGGCTTCGGCGAGGGGGAGAACGGCAGGGAGCGGGGTGCGGCGCTGGCCGAGCTGGTCGCCAAGCACGACCTGGTCCTGTGCGGCCCGAACTGCTACGGCGTGCTCGACGTCGCGGGCGGCGCCGCCGCCTACTCCGGCCGGATCGTCGATCCGCTCGAGCCCGGCAATGTCGCCCTGGTGATGCAGTCCGGCGCGCTGACCCACGCCGTCACCGACTCGGCCCTGGGTCGCGGACTGGGCCTGTCCGCGATCGTCACCACCGGGAACGAGATCTCGGCGACCGTCAGCGACTACGTCGCCTGGTACGCCGAGGACGAGGTCACCGAGGTCATCGGCGTCTTCGTCGAGGGGCTGCGCGACGCCGACCGCTTCGCCGCTGCCTGTCGCCGGGCCCGGGAGCGCGGTAAGGCGGTCGTCGTCCTGGCCGCCGGCCGGTCCGAGACCGGCCGCCGCGCCGCCATGGCGCACACCGGCGCCATCGCCGGCGCGGCCGCGGCCCTCGACGGGCTGCTGGCCTCGGTCGGCGCGACCCGGGTCGACGACCTCGACGAGTTCCGCGAGACCCTGCTCCTCATGTCCGCGCTGGCCGGACGCCCGGCCCCGGGCGCCGCGGGGGTGGCCGCCCTGTCCATCTCCGGGGGCGCGTGCGGCCTCACGGCCGACATGGCGGATCAGCTCGGCGTCGCGCTGCCCGCGTTCGCCCCCGCGACCGCACGGGCCCTGCTCGCCGGCCTGCCGGACTTCGCCGCCGTCAACAACCCGCTCGACGTCACCGGCGCGGCCGCGGAGGATCCCGCGCTCCTGGCCGGTGCCCTGCGCACGGTCGCCGACGACCCGGCCGTCGGGGTGATCGTCTTCGCGATGAACGTGGGACTGGCCGGACCGGGCCAGGAGGAGTTCTACCGCGGCCAGGCCCGGATCCTCGCCGAGGCCGCGCGCACCTGTGCCAAGCCGATCGTGCTGGCGGCGATGACCGGCGGTGCCCTCGACCCGGGCATCGCCGCGCAGACCCGGGAGGCCGGCGTACCGGTGCTGCTCGGGATCCGCCCGGCCCTGTCCGCGCTGCGCTCGTGGCTCACCTGGCCCGACCGGGCCGGACGGCCGTCCGAGCCCCCGGTGCCCACCCGGGAGTGGCCCGCGCCGACGTCGGTCGCGGCCGGTGCCGACGCCCTGGCCGCGCTCGAGGCCGCCGGCATTCCCGTCGCACCCTTCCGGCTGGTCACGACGCCCGAGGAGGCCGCCGCGGCGGCCGTGGAGCTGGGCGGCCCCGTGGTGCTCAAGGTCGAGTCACCCGACATCGCGCACAAGACCGAGGCCGGCGGGGTGCGCCTGCGGGTCGAGCCCGCGAGTGCCGCGGCCGAGGCGGAGGCGCTGCTGGCCGCCGTGGCGCGGGCCGAGCCCGCCGCCCGCATCGACGGCATCCTGGTCCAGTCGATGGTCGCGGGCGAGCGCCTGGAGTGCCTGGTCGGGGTCACCACCGACCCGCAGGTCGGTCCCTGCCTGTCGATCGCGCCCGGCGGCGTCCTCGCCGAGCTCCTCGGCCCGGTCGCCTCCCGCCCGGTACCGGTGACCGCTGCCGAGGCGGAGGAGCTGATCGACGGCTCGGCCCTCGGCGTGCTGCTGGCCGGGTACCGGGGCGCGCCGGCCCTGGACCGGGAGGCCCTGGTGGACGCCGCACTGCGCTTCTCCCGGCTGGCCGCGGCCCTGCCCGGACTCGCCGCCGCGGAGATGAACCCGCTGCTCGTCGGCGAGCGTGGCCAGGGCGTCGTGGCCGTCGACTGCCTGCTGATCCGCGACGACGACTGA
- a CDS encoding tetrahydrofolate dehydrogenase/cyclohydrolase catalytic domain-containing protein: MVARILDGQAVAAQLLSDVAERAARFAERVGRPPTLATVLVGDDPASHTYVRMKQNRCRQAGLDSVRVELGASTTTDELVERITALATDLGIDGILLQHPVPDGVDEHAAFEAIGAAKDVDGVTLASFAAMSFSEPGFASCTPGGIIRLLEAYDLPLEGRHAVVVGRSRILGKPVGMLLLERDATVTFCHSRTVDLADRVAEADIVVAAVGRPELVRGEWIKPGAVVVDAGYNPGNVGDVEYDAAAARASWITPVPGGVGPMTIATLLAQTMDGAERRVR, translated from the coding sequence ATGGTTGCCAGGATCCTCGACGGCCAGGCCGTCGCCGCTCAGCTGCTCTCCGACGTCGCCGAGCGGGCCGCCCGCTTCGCCGAGCGGGTCGGTCGCCCGCCGACGCTCGCCACCGTGCTGGTCGGGGACGACCCGGCCTCGCACACCTACGTCCGGATGAAGCAGAACCGCTGCCGCCAGGCCGGTCTGGACTCGGTCCGCGTCGAGCTCGGTGCGAGCACGACCACCGACGAGCTGGTCGAGCGGATCACCGCGCTGGCCACCGATCTCGGGATCGACGGCATCCTCCTCCAGCATCCCGTGCCCGACGGCGTCGACGAGCATGCCGCGTTCGAGGCCATCGGCGCCGCCAAGGACGTCGACGGGGTCACCCTCGCCAGCTTCGCCGCGATGTCGTTCAGCGAGCCCGGCTTCGCCTCCTGCACCCCGGGCGGCATCATCCGGCTCCTGGAGGCCTACGACCTGCCCCTCGAGGGGCGTCACGCCGTCGTGGTCGGGCGCAGCCGGATCCTCGGCAAGCCGGTCGGGATGCTCCTGCTGGAGCGCGACGCGACCGTGACCTTCTGCCACTCCCGCACCGTGGACCTGGCCGACCGGGTCGCGGAGGCCGACATCGTCGTCGCGGCCGTGGGCCGTCCGGAGCTCGTCCGCGGGGAGTGGATCAAGCCCGGCGCCGTGGTCGTCGACGCGGGCTACAACCCCGGCAACGTCGGTGATGTCGAGTACGACGCCGCGGCGGCTCGCGCCTCCTGGATCACCCCGGTCCCCGGTGGCGTCGGCCCGATGACGATCGCCACGCTCCTCGCCCAGACCATGGACGGTGCGGAGCGCCGCGTTCGTTGA
- a CDS encoding nitrilase-related carbon-nitrogen hydrolase, with product MKAKVLLIQNGPATTDTQKNVDDNLALVAEATKDFKPDFVLFSELSNTQYFCGYNTPEHFKLAEPIDGPSVRRHQELAKELGAYVIFPFYEKGEVKGEFYNSAAVIDREGNLIPGDLPDGRQVRVYRKNHIPDQWSYSPGLNERYYFKEGPGLATFKTEYGKISILICYERSFPEAWRVLALQGSKIMFVPVAAWGPNRADSWGGELRTAAIQNGLFVVASNKGGLEETEGPRQMFGASRIFSPLGEELAAGPAGEGPFVLTAELDLDQVDQHGVRYTFFRDRRPELYGTLSDDIARGVL from the coding sequence ATGAAGGCAAAGGTACTGCTGATCCAGAACGGACCGGCGACCACGGACACCCAGAAGAACGTCGACGACAACCTGGCCCTGGTGGCCGAGGCGACCAAGGACTTCAAGCCCGACTTCGTCCTGTTCAGCGAGCTCTCGAACACCCAGTACTTCTGCGGCTACAACACCCCTGAGCACTTCAAGCTCGCGGAGCCGATCGACGGCCCGTCGGTACGCCGCCACCAGGAGCTCGCCAAGGAGCTCGGCGCCTACGTCATCTTCCCGTTCTACGAGAAGGGCGAGGTCAAGGGCGAGTTCTACAACAGCGCGGCCGTGATCGACCGCGAGGGCAACCTGATCCCCGGCGACCTGCCGGACGGCCGCCAGGTGCGGGTCTACCGCAAGAACCACATCCCCGACCAGTGGTCCTACTCCCCCGGTCTCAACGAGCGGTACTACTTCAAGGAGGGTCCCGGCCTCGCGACCTTCAAGACCGAGTACGGCAAGATCTCGATCCTCATCTGCTACGAGCGCTCCTTCCCCGAGGCGTGGCGGGTGCTGGCCCTGCAGGGCTCGAAGATCATGTTCGTGCCCGTCGCCGCCTGGGGCCCGAACCGGGCCGACTCCTGGGGCGGGGAGCTGCGCACCGCGGCCATCCAGAACGGCCTGTTCGTGGTCGCCTCCAACAAGGGCGGGCTCGAGGAGACCGAGGGACCGCGCCAGATGTTCGGCGCGAGCCGGATCTTCTCGCCGCTGGGCGAGGAGCTGGCCGCCGGTCCCGCGGGCGAGGGTCCGTTCGTGCTCACCGCCGAGCTCGACCTCGACCAGGTCGACCAGCACGGGGTGCGGTACACCTTCTTCCGGGACCGCCGTCCGGAGCTCTACGGAACGCTGAGCGACGACATCGCTCGCGGCGTCCTCTGA
- a CDS encoding LLM class flavin-dependent oxidoreductase — MDVGVFLGSQYSAGEDIAAAVTGLIEQTKLIRDTGYDAVWLGQHFLSHPEQYLQTTPLLARLAAEAGEMNVGTNLLLLPMLNPVDVAEQYATMDVITGGRLILGVGLGYRAEEFAAMQLDKKDRVGRLVEGVEILKRLWTEDHVSFQGKHFTLDDVSIAPKPLQSPRPQIWFGATADKAIERAATHADAWIATSMTEWGEMKRQVDLYHQARADAGLAREVRFAKCVELFVGDDKESALREAEPFIGAKYKAYYSWGMGDNVPGESGANISDFGDLTKNRFIVGGPEDVIADCLHHRDVLGVTDLIVRLNFPGMPKELVHRNIERFATEVIPHIR; from the coding sequence ATGGACGTCGGAGTCTTCCTCGGGTCCCAGTACTCGGCCGGCGAGGACATCGCGGCCGCGGTCACCGGACTGATCGAGCAGACCAAGCTGATCCGCGACACCGGGTACGACGCCGTCTGGCTCGGCCAGCACTTCCTGAGCCACCCGGAGCAGTACCTGCAGACGACGCCGCTGCTGGCCCGGCTGGCCGCGGAGGCCGGCGAGATGAACGTCGGCACCAACCTGCTGCTGCTGCCGATGCTCAACCCGGTGGACGTGGCCGAGCAGTACGCCACGATGGACGTCATCACCGGCGGACGGCTGATCCTCGGTGTGGGCCTGGGCTATCGCGCGGAGGAGTTCGCCGCGATGCAGCTGGACAAGAAGGACCGCGTCGGCCGGCTGGTCGAGGGGGTCGAGATCCTCAAGCGGCTCTGGACCGAGGACCACGTCTCCTTCCAGGGCAAGCACTTCACCCTCGACGACGTCAGCATCGCACCGAAGCCGCTGCAGAGCCCCCGCCCGCAGATCTGGTTCGGCGCCACGGCGGACAAGGCGATCGAGCGGGCCGCCACCCACGCGGACGCCTGGATCGCGACGTCGATGACCGAGTGGGGCGAGATGAAGCGCCAGGTCGACCTCTACCACCAGGCCCGTGCCGATGCGGGCCTCGCGCGAGAGGTGCGCTTCGCCAAGTGCGTCGAGCTCTTCGTCGGCGACGACAAGGAGAGCGCCCTGCGCGAGGCCGAGCCGTTCATCGGCGCCAAGTACAAGGCGTACTACTCGTGGGGCATGGGCGACAACGTCCCGGGCGAGAGCGGCGCCAACATCAGCGACTTCGGCGACCTGACGAAGAACCGGTTCATCGTCGGCGGCCCCGAGGACGTCATCGCGGACTGCCTCCACCACCGCGACGTACTCGGCGTGACGGACCTGATCGTCCGGCTCAACTTCCCGGGCATGCCCAAGGAGCTGGTCCACCGCAACATCGAGCGGTTCGCCACCGAGGTGATCCCGCACATCCGCTGA
- a CDS encoding NAD-dependent succinate-semialdehyde dehydrogenase, producing the protein MSTDREPQLLATVRTDLYIAGEWRGAGSGATFGVEDPATERVLAQVADATPEDGAAALDAAQRAQEAWGRTPPRERGELLRLAYQRTMERADDFALLMSLEMGKPLAEALGEVRYAAEFLRWFSEEAVRIDGRYVSAPDGRSRLLVHHRPVGPCLFVTPWNFPLAMVTRKVAPAIAAGCTMVIKPPALTPLSTLFFAQLLEECGLPAGVLNVVPTSRAGSVVGPLVADPRLRKLSFTGSTEVGRRLLRDAADQVLRTSMELGGNAPLLVFEDADLDVAVEGALAAKLRNMGQACTAANRLLVQSTVAEEFADRLARRMAALRTGRGTESGVDIGPLIDEPSRKKVQELVDDAVERGARVLTGGSPQDGAGHFYPPTVLVDVPADARILAEEIFGPVAPIVTFADEAEGVALANATEYGLAAYAFTRDGARQLRLAETVDAGMLGINLGVISNAAAPFGGIKQSGLGREGGAEGIHEYLDVRYVGIADPFSA; encoded by the coding sequence GTGAGCACCGACCGCGAGCCCCAGCTGCTCGCCACCGTCCGGACCGACCTGTACATCGCGGGAGAGTGGCGCGGCGCCGGCTCCGGCGCGACCTTCGGCGTCGAGGACCCGGCGACCGAGCGGGTCCTCGCCCAGGTCGCCGACGCCACCCCCGAGGACGGCGCGGCCGCGCTGGACGCCGCCCAGCGCGCCCAGGAGGCCTGGGGCCGGACGCCACCGCGGGAGCGCGGGGAGCTGCTCCGGCTCGCCTACCAGCGGACCATGGAGCGGGCAGACGACTTCGCGCTGCTGATGAGCCTGGAGATGGGCAAGCCGCTCGCCGAGGCCCTGGGCGAGGTGCGCTACGCGGCCGAGTTCCTGCGCTGGTTCTCCGAGGAGGCGGTGCGCATCGACGGCCGCTACGTGTCGGCCCCCGACGGTCGCAGCCGGCTCCTGGTGCACCACCGGCCGGTCGGACCGTGCCTGTTCGTCACGCCGTGGAACTTCCCGCTGGCGATGGTCACCCGCAAGGTCGCTCCGGCGATCGCCGCGGGCTGCACCATGGTCATCAAGCCGCCGGCGCTGACGCCGCTGTCCACCCTGTTCTTCGCCCAACTGCTCGAGGAGTGCGGGCTGCCGGCGGGCGTGCTCAATGTCGTCCCGACCAGCCGCGCCGGCAGCGTCGTCGGCCCGCTGGTGGCCGACCCCCGGCTGCGCAAGCTGTCCTTCACCGGATCCACGGAGGTCGGGCGCCGGCTGCTGCGTGACGCCGCGGACCAGGTGCTGCGGACCTCGATGGAGCTGGGCGGGAACGCCCCGCTGCTGGTGTTCGAGGACGCCGACCTCGACGTCGCCGTCGAGGGCGCGCTCGCGGCGAAGCTGCGCAACATGGGCCAGGCCTGCACCGCCGCCAACCGGCTGCTGGTGCAGAGCACGGTGGCCGAGGAGTTCGCCGACCGGCTGGCCCGGCGGATGGCGGCGCTGCGCACCGGTCGCGGCACCGAGAGCGGCGTCGACATCGGTCCGCTGATCGACGAGCCCAGCCGCAAGAAGGTCCAGGAGCTGGTCGACGACGCCGTCGAGCGCGGCGCCCGGGTACTGACCGGTGGCAGCCCGCAGGACGGCGCCGGCCACTTCTACCCGCCGACCGTCCTGGTCGACGTACCCGCCGACGCGCGGATCCTGGCGGAGGAGATCTTCGGGCCGGTGGCGCCGATCGTGACCTTCGCCGACGAGGCCGAGGGCGTCGCGCTGGCCAACGCCACGGAGTACGGCCTGGCCGCCTACGCCTTCACCCGGGACGGCGCGCGGCAGCTCCGGCTCGCGGAGACCGTCGACGCGGGGATGCTCGGGATCAACCTGGGGGTCATCTCCAACGCCGCCGCGCCCTTCGGCGGCATCAAGCAGTCGGGACTGGGACGGGAGGGCGGCGCCGAGGGCATCCACGAGTACCTCGACGTCCGCTACGTCGGCATCGCCGACCCGTTCTCCGCCTGA
- a CDS encoding ATP-binding cassette domain-containing protein — protein sequence MTATDPEIQDLPFVAGEDAVLHVEHLTKRFGRTGRWSRSGTAVTAVDEVSFDLRRGETLGLVGESGCGKTTLSRMLLRLIEPTSGSVVVDGQEVTGLGGTDLRRFRQRAQVVFQDPYASLDPRQRIAATIAEPLTSSSKTRAEKQEIVSGLMERMGLLPAHAQQFPHQFSGGQRQRIGIARALSVTPQLLILDEPVSALDVSIQAQVLSLLQDLRTEFDLSYILISHDLSVVRHVSDRVMVMYLGRLVEVADKRDLFTAPRHPYTVSLLSAAPVPDPTVERTRERIVLRGDPPNPANPPSGCAFHRRCFHATAIASGLPDGEVTQLDDGSRVPTTCVSTVPLLARQSTTHWSACHFPVTDAAAAGVTSAL from the coding sequence ATGACCGCCACCGACCCGGAGATCCAGGACCTGCCGTTCGTCGCCGGCGAGGACGCCGTCCTCCACGTCGAGCACCTGACCAAGCGGTTCGGTCGCACCGGCCGCTGGAGCCGGTCGGGCACGGCGGTCACGGCCGTGGACGAAGTGTCCTTCGACCTGCGCCGCGGCGAGACGCTCGGGCTGGTCGGCGAGTCCGGGTGCGGCAAGACCACTCTGAGCCGGATGCTGCTGCGGCTGATCGAGCCCACCTCCGGCAGCGTGGTCGTCGACGGCCAGGAGGTCACCGGCCTCGGCGGCACCGACCTGCGCCGGTTCCGGCAGCGGGCCCAGGTGGTGTTCCAGGACCCCTACGCCTCCCTCGACCCCCGGCAGCGGATCGCGGCCACGATCGCCGAGCCGCTCACCTCGTCGTCGAAGACCCGCGCCGAGAAGCAGGAGATCGTCAGCGGCCTCATGGAGCGGATGGGCCTGCTGCCCGCGCACGCGCAGCAGTTCCCGCACCAGTTCTCCGGCGGCCAGCGCCAGCGCATCGGCATCGCCCGCGCCCTCTCCGTCACGCCCCAGCTGCTCATCCTCGACGAGCCGGTGTCGGCGCTCGACGTCTCCATCCAGGCGCAGGTGCTCAGCCTGCTGCAGGACCTGCGCACCGAGTTCGACCTCAGCTACATCCTGATCTCCCACGACCTCTCCGTCGTACGGCACGTCAGCGACCGGGTGATGGTGATGTACCTCGGCCGGCTCGTCGAGGTCGCCGACAAGCGCGACCTCTTCACCGCACCCCGGCACCCCTACACCGTGTCGCTGCTCTCCGCGGCCCCCGTGCCCGACCCGACGGTCGAGCGGACCCGGGAGCGCATCGTGCTCCGCGGCGACCCGCCCAACCCCGCCAATCCCCCGTCCGGCTGCGCCTTCCACCGCCGCTGCTTCCACGCCACGGCGATCGCGTCCGGCCTGCCGGACGGCGAGGTGACCCAGCTCGACGACGGCAGCCGGGTGCCCACCACCTGCGTGAGCACCGTGCCCCTGCTCGCCCGGCAGAGCACCACGCACTGGTCCGCCTGCCACTTCCCGGTCACCGATGCGGCCGCCGCAGGCGTCACCAGCGCTCTCTGA